Proteins from a single region of Chryseomicrobium sp. FSL W7-1435:
- the dxr gene encoding 1-deoxy-D-xylulose-5-phosphate reductoisomerase, whose product MKKISLLGATGSIGQQTLDVLRTHPEQFKLMAFSVGQQVEQAKKIAQEFDVPMVSVANEKDVKELQATLPGTTVVWGDEGLMAVASESGAELLVNAVLGSVGLQPTLKAIEKGLTIAIANKETLVTAGHLVMEAAAKHKVTILPVDSEHSALFQALNGENPKQIKKLIITASGGSFRDKTRDELQGVTVQDALNHPNWSMGSKITIDSATMMNKGLEVIEAHVLFNMPYEDIEVVLHRESIIHSMIEFVDTSVMAQLGTPDMRVPIQYALTYPDRLPLPQAKILNLVEIGKLHFQEMDLTRYKALHLAIEAGKAGGTATTVLNAANEAAVGLFLQEKISFLDIDLAIEKALDQHSVLSKPTLETILSVDAETRRFVEKMVN is encoded by the coding sequence ATGAAAAAGATTAGCTTATTAGGAGCAACGGGATCCATCGGACAACAAACGCTCGATGTATTGCGTACACACCCAGAACAATTTAAATTAATGGCATTTTCAGTTGGTCAACAAGTTGAACAAGCTAAAAAAATTGCGCAGGAATTTGATGTACCAATGGTATCTGTTGCAAATGAAAAGGATGTAAAAGAATTGCAAGCAACTCTTCCCGGCACAACTGTAGTTTGGGGAGATGAAGGCTTAATGGCCGTCGCTTCAGAATCTGGTGCAGAGTTACTCGTCAATGCAGTGTTAGGGAGTGTGGGCCTTCAACCAACATTGAAGGCTATCGAAAAAGGACTAACCATTGCTATCGCCAACAAAGAGACGTTAGTAACAGCAGGTCATCTGGTTATGGAGGCAGCCGCTAAACACAAGGTCACTATTTTACCTGTAGATAGTGAACACTCTGCTCTCTTTCAAGCTTTAAATGGAGAAAATCCAAAGCAAATAAAGAAGCTAATTATTACTGCATCAGGTGGCAGTTTCCGTGATAAAACACGTGATGAATTGCAAGGAGTTACAGTTCAGGATGCTTTAAATCATCCGAATTGGTCAATGGGAAGTAAAATTACGATCGACTCTGCCACAATGATGAACAAAGGGTTAGAGGTCATCGAAGCTCACGTACTATTTAATATGCCTTATGAAGACATTGAGGTAGTTTTACACCGTGAAAGTATCATTCACTCGATGATAGAGTTCGTAGATACTAGCGTCATGGCACAACTGGGTACACCTGATATGCGTGTTCCCATCCAATATGCTCTTACGTATCCGGATCGATTGCCATTACCTCAAGCAAAAATTCTAAATCTAGTTGAAATTGGCAAATTACATTTTCAAGAAATGGATTTGACAAGATACAAAGCACTGCATTTAGCGATTGAGGCTGGGAAAGCAGGAGGGACGGCTACAACGGTTTTAAATGCTGCTAATGAAGCGGCCGTTGGACTATTCCTTCAAGAAAAAATCTCATTTTTAGATATTGATTTGGCTATCGAGAAAGCACTGGATCAACACTCCGTGCTAAGCAAACCTACGCTTGAAACAATCCTCTCCGTAGATGCTGAAACAAGAAGATTCGTTGAAAAAATGGTAAACTAA